A stretch of Patagioenas fasciata isolate bPatFas1 chromosome 4, bPatFas1.hap1, whole genome shotgun sequence DNA encodes these proteins:
- the LOC136101289 gene encoding transmembrane protease serine 11E-like isoform X1, whose translation MLHTVLWRWGQCISQTEELLADLSEILIQMDRATQRLEPWKIAVIVVAVIAGLALIIGLLTFYLCHDQDRYYNASFIITNVKYKPQYERQTTEEFRDLSEEIETMMSAVFKGSFLSKRYIRSHVVSLSPDPGGVLASVVLVFKFVSADSQATSLGHINRVLRIRLQTSSNSLNVDQSTLVITELNKEKGDNLLNNCCGIRKQPFSFSGVERIIDGQRAQEGEWPWQASIQLDGSHRCGASVISNTWLVTAAHCFRGVQDPRRWTASFGILLRPPKQKKYVRRIIVHEKYGNIVLDHQYDVAVVELASPIEFTSDVHSVCLPEASHIFPENTSCFVTGWGALENDGQSVNQLRQAEVKIISTEVCNRRAVYNGAITPGMLCAGYLEGKVDACQGDSGGPLVNVNSRGIWYLVGIVSWGDECGKRNKPGVYTRVTYYRDWIASKTGI comes from the exons ATGCTACACACTGTGTTGTGGCGTTGGGGACAGTGCATCTCCCAGACAGAAGAGCTGCTTGCTGACCTCTCAGAG ATATTGATCCAGATGGACAGAGCAACGCAGCGTCTAGAGCCATGGAAGATAGCAGTCATTGTTGTGGCGGTGATAGCAGGCTTAGCCCTCATCATTGGCTTACTAACATTTTATTTGTGCCATG ATCAGGACCGGTATTACAATGCATCGTTCATAATCACCAATGTCAAGTACAAACCTCAGTATGAAAGACAAACCACAGAAGAGTTCAGAGACCTGAGTGAAGAGATTGAAACCATG ATGTCTGCAGTGTTTAAGGGGTCCTTTCTAAGTAAAAGATACATCAGGTCTCACGTTGTCAGTCTAAG CCCAGATCCTGGTGGAGTGCTGGCATCGGTTGTTCTGGTATTTAAATTTGTCTCGGCTGACAGTCAGGCAACAAGCTTGGGTCACATCAACCGTGTGTTACGCATAAGGCTGCAAACAAGCTCCAACTCCTTGAATGTTGACCAGTCTACCCTTGTTATCACAG agTTGAATAAGGAAAAGGGAGACAACCTTCTAAACAACT GCTGTGGAATACGCAAACAGCCATTTTCCTTCTCGGGAGTGGAGAGAATAATTGATGGGCAGCGTGCTCAGGAGGGGGAATGGCCGTGGCAGGCTAGTATTCAGCTCGATGGGTCCCATCGCTGTGGTGCATCAGTGATCAGTAATACATGGCTAGTGACTGCAGCCCACTGCTTTAGAGG AGTACAAGATCCTCGGAGATGGACTGCCAGCTTTGGAATTCTGCTGAGAcctccaaaacagaaaaaatatgtcCGAAGAATTATCGTTCATGAAAAATACGGCAACATTGTCCTTGATCATCAATATGATGTGGCTGTTGTGGAACTTGCCTCTCCTATTGAGTTCACGAGTGATGTGCACAGTGTCTGTCTTCCGGAAGCATCTCACATATTCCCAGAGAACACCTCCTGTTTTGTCACAGGTTGGGGAGCTTTGGAGAATGATG GCCAAAGTGTTAATCAGCTTCGACAAGCAGAAGTGAAAATTATAAGTACTGAGGTTTGTAATAGAAGAGCAGTGTACAATGGAGCCAtaacacctggaatgttgtgtgcTGGATACTTAGAGGGGAAGGTGGATGCCTGCCAG GGTGACTCTGGCGGCCCACTTGTGAATGTGAACTCCAGAGGAATCTGGTATCTCGTGGGAATAGTGAGCTGGGGAGATGAATGTGGCAAGCGAAATAAACCAGGAGTGTATACGCGAGTGACTTACTATCGAGACTGGATCGCCTCCAAAACGGGCATTTGA
- the LOC136101289 gene encoding transmembrane protease serine 11E-like isoform X2, with amino-acid sequence MDRATQRLEPWKIAVIVVAVIAGLALIIGLLTFYLCHDQDRYYNASFIITNVKYKPQYERQTTEEFRDLSEEIETMMSAVFKGSFLSKRYIRSHVVSLSPDPGGVLASVVLVFKFVSADSQATSLGHINRVLRIRLQTSSNSLNVDQSTLVITELNKEKGDNLLNNCCGIRKQPFSFSGVERIIDGQRAQEGEWPWQASIQLDGSHRCGASVISNTWLVTAAHCFRGVQDPRRWTASFGILLRPPKQKKYVRRIIVHEKYGNIVLDHQYDVAVVELASPIEFTSDVHSVCLPEASHIFPENTSCFVTGWGALENDGQSVNQLRQAEVKIISTEVCNRRAVYNGAITPGMLCAGYLEGKVDACQGDSGGPLVNVNSRGIWYLVGIVSWGDECGKRNKPGVYTRVTYYRDWIASKTGI; translated from the exons ATGGACAGAGCAACGCAGCGTCTAGAGCCATGGAAGATAGCAGTCATTGTTGTGGCGGTGATAGCAGGCTTAGCCCTCATCATTGGCTTACTAACATTTTATTTGTGCCATG ATCAGGACCGGTATTACAATGCATCGTTCATAATCACCAATGTCAAGTACAAACCTCAGTATGAAAGACAAACCACAGAAGAGTTCAGAGACCTGAGTGAAGAGATTGAAACCATG ATGTCTGCAGTGTTTAAGGGGTCCTTTCTAAGTAAAAGATACATCAGGTCTCACGTTGTCAGTCTAAG CCCAGATCCTGGTGGAGTGCTGGCATCGGTTGTTCTGGTATTTAAATTTGTCTCGGCTGACAGTCAGGCAACAAGCTTGGGTCACATCAACCGTGTGTTACGCATAAGGCTGCAAACAAGCTCCAACTCCTTGAATGTTGACCAGTCTACCCTTGTTATCACAG agTTGAATAAGGAAAAGGGAGACAACCTTCTAAACAACT GCTGTGGAATACGCAAACAGCCATTTTCCTTCTCGGGAGTGGAGAGAATAATTGATGGGCAGCGTGCTCAGGAGGGGGAATGGCCGTGGCAGGCTAGTATTCAGCTCGATGGGTCCCATCGCTGTGGTGCATCAGTGATCAGTAATACATGGCTAGTGACTGCAGCCCACTGCTTTAGAGG AGTACAAGATCCTCGGAGATGGACTGCCAGCTTTGGAATTCTGCTGAGAcctccaaaacagaaaaaatatgtcCGAAGAATTATCGTTCATGAAAAATACGGCAACATTGTCCTTGATCATCAATATGATGTGGCTGTTGTGGAACTTGCCTCTCCTATTGAGTTCACGAGTGATGTGCACAGTGTCTGTCTTCCGGAAGCATCTCACATATTCCCAGAGAACACCTCCTGTTTTGTCACAGGTTGGGGAGCTTTGGAGAATGATG GCCAAAGTGTTAATCAGCTTCGACAAGCAGAAGTGAAAATTATAAGTACTGAGGTTTGTAATAGAAGAGCAGTGTACAATGGAGCCAtaacacctggaatgttgtgtgcTGGATACTTAGAGGGGAAGGTGGATGCCTGCCAG GGTGACTCTGGCGGCCCACTTGTGAATGTGAACTCCAGAGGAATCTGGTATCTCGTGGGAATAGTGAGCTGGGGAGATGAATGTGGCAAGCGAAATAAACCAGGAGTGTATACGCGAGTGACTTACTATCGAGACTGGATCGCCTCCAAAACGGGCATTTGA